TACGGCAGCGGCGTGTTCTTCAAGCGTTCCATGCCGCCCTGCGCATTGGCAATGTCCACCAGGATGCGTTCCACACTGGCCTGCTGGATGCTGTCGATCCAGCCATCGCGCCGCGCCTGTTCCACTGCGCGCCCGGTGGTGTCGAGCAATCCGTTGGCCACATTGGTGCGCGTCACCACGGCAGCCACTTCGTCCGCACCCAGGCGTGGCTCCAGCTCCACGCCCACCGGCAGCCGCCGCAACTGACAGCGCAGCGCGTGCACATAGGCCACCTGGCACAGCGCGATGCTGCGCCCCACCGCTGCGGCGTCTGGCGCCGACAACACGCTCACGCACAGGCGCACCAGATTGCGCGAAGCATTGATCATCTGCCCCCACAGCACGCGGCCTTCCCACCAGCGTTGGTAGGTGGAATTGGCGCGAAACCCCAGGAATAACGCCAACGCCGAACCGAAGATCGTCAGCGGCAGCGCCGGCGCGCGGAACGGCAACACGTAATAAATGATGGTGACCAGCACGTCCCACACGAACAGCACCGCCAGCGTTCGCCACACCTGCAGGAAGACATCGGTCACACGCGGTTTTACATCGATGATCACGGCACACCCCGGTCGTTAACCAACCGCGCCAAGCGCATTCCCTGCGGGATGCACACTGGCGCACTCAAGCGTGCGGAGTCTGCCGTTGCAGCGGTGCAAGTGCGGTGAGGAATCACGCGCACACATCACACTCCGCAGCGGTTATGGCATCCAGGCCAGCAGTTGCTCCAGGCGGCGATGCGGGTCGTCCTCCTGCAACAACGACAACCGCTGGCCTTCGCTCAACGGCAGCAGCTCGGCCAGGCGCCAGCCCACCCAGGCAGCTTGATCGAGCAGGCCGGGGCCAGCGGATGCAAATTCGCCACCCACCTGCTCCAGCATGCGTTCGAGCACGGTGGCGAGCAGACCATGCTCGGGGCGCAGCTCGTCGTCGCTGTCCGGCTCACACCAACTCACCTCCCCCACCACCAGGCCGTTGTCTCGCACGCGCGAGCGCTGCACGCGAAAGCGCCGGGTACCACGCAGGCGCAAGACCAGCACGCCATCGTTGCCCACATCGAAATCCTCGATGCGCACCTCGGTGCCGTACGCCGCAGGAACCGCCGGCGCCCCCACATCGCTGCCATCCAGGATCAAACACACGCCGAAACTGCTGCCGGTCCGCCCGCAATCGCGCACCAGATCCAGATAGCGGCGCTCGAACACGCGCAAGCCGATCGTCGCACCGGGCAGCAACACGCTGTGCAGCGGGAAAAGCGGCAACGAGGTGATCTCGGCCGGCATCGTGGGCTGCACGGTCATGCCAGGCCTGCCAGGAAGCGGCGCGGTGCACCATCGAAGCCGCCATTGGACATGAACACCACATGGTCGCCCGGCTGCGCGATCTCCCCCAGCATGCGCAACAACGTATCCACATCCTGCGCGACATGCGCCTGACCCCGCACCTGCGCAATGATCGGCGCCGCGTCCCAGGCCAGTTCCGGCCGATGCAGGAACACCACAGCATCGGCATCGTGCAACGACGGTGCCAGTGCCTGTGCATGCGCACCCAGGCGCATCGAATTGCTGCGCGGCTCCATCGCCACCAGCACGCGCGCAGTGCCGACCTTGGCGCGCAGCCCCTGCAGCGTGGTGGCGATCGCCGTGGGGTGATGGGCGAAATCGTCATAGACGGTGATGCCCTGCGCCTGCCCCAAAACTTCCAGCCGCCGCTTCACACTCTGAAAGCGCGCCAGCGCGGGCATCACCGTTACCGGGTCCACGCCCACCGCCTGCACCGCGGCCAGCGCCGCCAACCCGTTGAGCACGTTGTGGCGCCCCAGCAATGGCCACTGCACCTGGCCGATCTCCTCACCCCGGTGCAGCACGGCGAAGCGGCTGCCATCGTCGGCCAACAGCTGCGCGCTCCAGTCCAGCGCCGGATCGAATCCAAAGCGCTCCACCGGCGTCCAGCAGCCCATCGCCAGCACCTCGGCCAGCCGCGCATCCTCGCCGTTGACGATCAGCCGCCCGCGCGCCGGCACCGTCCGCACCAGGTGATGGAATTGGCGCTGGATCGCGGCCACGTCCGGAAAGATGTCGGCGTGGTCGTACTCAAGATTGTTGAGGATCGCCACCAACGGGCGGTAGTGCACGAACTTGCTGCGCTTGTCGAAGAACGCGGTGTCGTACTCGTCCGCTTCCACCACAAATTCCCGGCCCTGCCCGAGCCGCGCCGAGACGCCAAAGTCCTCGGCCACGCCACCAATCAGAAAGCCCGGCGCCCGCCCGGCGGCCTCCAGCAGATAACTGAGGATGGTGGTGGTGGTGGTCTTGCCGTGCGTGCCGGCCACGGCCAGGGTGTCGCGCCCGGGCAGCACCTGCTCAGCCAGCCATTGCGCGCCCGAACTGTAGCGGCGGCCTGCATCGAGCACCGCTTCCACCGCCGCATTGCCGCGCGAAAGCGCATTGCCAATGACCACGTCCTGCGCATCGGCGGAGATGTTGGCGGGCAGATAGCCCTGCGCCAGCCGAATGCCCAGGGTTTCCAGCTGCGTGGACATCGGCGGGTAGATGGCCTGGTCACTGCCTTCCACCTGCCAACCCAGTTCGCGCGCCAGCGCGGCAACGCCGCCCATGAAGGTCCCGGCAATGCCGAGGATGTGGAGTTTGCTCATGGCCTCATTGTCGCCGATCGCCGGAGTTGCGGGATATTCGAATCCGCACCGCACCCAAACGTCAGGAAACCCCTACCGGGCTGTCGGGAACTTCCCGATACACGCGGGTAGCTGCATCCGTCACTATGCTGAACGCCAGTCGCAGCACCCCTTTGGTCCTACTCCCCAAGAGGCCAAATCCCCAGGGAGCTCATGCTGTGGGGCTTTGAGCAAGCTCATTACTGGCGCCATTACCGCCCCGGTCGTCATGTACGACCGGGGTTTTTCTTTTGCACGGTTCTGTACCGACCACGTGCCCCGCCAGCGACTGTTCCACTGGCAGGAAGGACCGGGCGCTGCAGCCCGGCCCGACGGCTCAGCGGCCCAGGGCCTGGCCGATACGCTCGAGCACTTCGTCCAGCGAACCGACGCCATCCACGCGCGCCAACTTGCCACGCTGCTCGTAGAAGCCGATCACCGGTGCGGTGGAATCGGTATAGACCTGCAGACGCTTGCGCACCGATTCCGGATTGTCGTCTTCGCGGCCCTCGGCCTTGGCGCGCCCAGCGATCCGCTCAACCAGCAATTCGCTGGCCACATCCAGCTGCACCACCGCATCCAGCGGCTGGCCGATCTTGCTGAGCAAGCTGTCCAGTGCATTGGCTTGGGCCACATTGCGCGGGTAGCCATCCAGGATGAAGCCGTTGGCCACATCTGCCTGGCCCAACCGCGCTTCCAGCATGCCGAGCAGGATCTCGTCGGACACCAGATCGCCACGTGCCATCACTTCCTTGGCCTTCAGGCCAAGCGGTGAACCGGCGGCCACTTCGGCACGCAGCAGGTCGCCGGTGGAAATGTGCGGGATCTGAAACGTGTCTTTGAGCCGTGCCGCCTGGGTGCCCTTGCCCGAACCGGGCGGTCCCAACAGAACCAATCGCATCAGTGGACTCCACTTTCGAATAAAAACGCGTTGCGGTGGGCGGCGTTAGACTCAAGCCTTCGCCAGCGCTGACCGTATGGTCGTGCAGCTTACCGCATCCGGGGAATGTCCCCGCAATGTCCCCCGCGCCATGTCGCCATCTGAGGAGTGTGTCCCCCTATGACCAACGGCAACCTGTTGTATGCCCAGTCCGGCGGTGTCACTGCCGTCATCAACGCCACCGCTGCCGGGGTGATCGGCGAAGCGCGCGCACGCAAGATCAAGGTGCTGGCCGCACGCAACGGCATCCTGGGCGCACTGCGCGAGGAATTGATCGACACCTCCAAGGAATCGGCCGCGGCGATCGCCGCGCTGGCGCAGACCCCCGGCGGCGCGTTCGGCTCCTGCCGCTACAAGCTCAAATCGCTGGAGCAGGACCGCGCCAAATACGAGCGCCTGCTGGAGGTGCTGCGCGCGCACGACGTGCGCTGGTTCCTCTACAACGGCGGCAACGACTCGGCCGATACCGCACTGAAGGTCTCGCAGCTGGCCAAGGCGTTCGGCTACCCGCTGCACTGCATCGGCGTGCCCAAGACCATCGACAACGACCTGGCGGTGACCGACACCTGCCCCGGCTTCGGCTCGGCCGCCAAGTACACCGCGGTCTCGGTGCGCGAAGCGGCGCTGGACGTGGCCGCCATGGCCGACACCTCCACCAAGGTCTTCATCTACGAAGCGATGGGCCGCCACGCCGGCTGGCTGGCCGCCGCCGCAGGCCTGGCCGGCCAAGGCCCGGACGACGCGCCGCAGATCATCCTGCTGCCCGAGCGCGCCTTTGATCAGCCCGCGTTCCTGGCCAAGGTGCGCCAGGTGGTGGAACGGGTCGGCTGGTGCGTGGTGGTGGCCAGCGAGGGCATCCAGGACGCACAGGGCAAATTCGTCGCCGATGCCGGTGGCGCGACCGACTCGTTCGGCCACGCGCAACTGGGCGGTGTGGCCTCGTTCCTCGCAGCACAGGTCAAACAGGAACTCGGCTACAAGGTGCACTGGACGCTGCCCGATTACCTACAGCGTTCCGCACGCCACCTCGCCTCCAAGACCGACTGGGAACAAGCCCAGGCTGTGGGCAAGGCCGCCGTGCAGTACGCACTCAAGGGCATGAACGCGGTGATCCCGGTGATCGAGCGCGTCAGCGACGCCCCCTATCGCTGGAAGATCGTGCCCGCCCCGCT
The nucleotide sequence above comes from Xanthomonas campestris pv. campestris str. ATCC 33913. Encoded proteins:
- a CDS encoding bestrophin family protein; translated protein: MIIDVKPRVTDVFLQVWRTLAVLFVWDVLVTIIYYVLPFRAPALPLTIFGSALALFLGFRANSTYQRWWEGRVLWGQMINASRNLVRLCVSVLSAPDAAAVGRSIALCQVAYVHALRCQLRRLPVGVELEPRLGADEVAAVVTRTNVANGLLDTTGRAVEQARRDGWIDSIQQASVERILVDIANAQGGMERLKNTPLPYQYRFYPNLFTRVFCILLPIGLVETLQYATPVGSTVAGLMFLAVLKIGDELVDPFANTIHDLPLDSMCRTVEIDALQAIGERAPEPLQPVDGVLW
- a CDS encoding LON peptidase substrate-binding domain-containing protein; its protein translation is MTVQPTMPAEITSLPLFPLHSVLLPGATIGLRVFERRYLDLVRDCGRTGSSFGVCLILDGSDVGAPAVPAAYGTEVRIEDFDVGNDGVLVLRLRGTRRFRVQRSRVRDNGLVVGEVSWCEPDSDDELRPEHGLLATVLERMLEQVGGEFASAGPGLLDQAAWVGWRLAELLPLSEGQRLSLLQEDDPHRRLEQLLAWMP
- the mpl gene encoding UDP-N-acetylmuramate:L-alanyl-gamma-D-glutamyl-meso-diaminopimelate ligase, with protein sequence MSKLHILGIAGTFMGGVAALARELGWQVEGSDQAIYPPMSTQLETLGIRLAQGYLPANISADAQDVVIGNALSRGNAAVEAVLDAGRRYSSGAQWLAEQVLPGRDTLAVAGTHGKTTTTTILSYLLEAAGRAPGFLIGGVAEDFGVSARLGQGREFVVEADEYDTAFFDKRSKFVHYRPLVAILNNLEYDHADIFPDVAAIQRQFHHLVRTVPARGRLIVNGEDARLAEVLAMGCWTPVERFGFDPALDWSAQLLADDGSRFAVLHRGEEIGQVQWPLLGRHNVLNGLAALAAVQAVGVDPVTVMPALARFQSVKRRLEVLGQAQGITVYDDFAHHPTAIATTLQGLRAKVGTARVLVAMEPRSNSMRLGAHAQALAPSLHDADAVVFLHRPELAWDAAPIIAQVRGQAHVAQDVDTLLRMLGEIAQPGDHVVFMSNGGFDGAPRRFLAGLA
- a CDS encoding adenylate kinase, which produces MRLVLLGPPGSGKGTQAARLKDTFQIPHISTGDLLRAEVAAGSPLGLKAKEVMARGDLVSDEILLGMLEARLGQADVANGFILDGYPRNVAQANALDSLLSKIGQPLDAVVQLDVASELLVERIAGRAKAEGREDDNPESVRKRLQVYTDSTAPVIGFYEQRGKLARVDGVGSLDEVLERIGQALGR
- a CDS encoding 6-phosphofructokinase, with protein sequence MTNGNLLYAQSGGVTAVINATAAGVIGEARARKIKVLAARNGILGALREELIDTSKESAAAIAALAQTPGGAFGSCRYKLKSLEQDRAKYERLLEVLRAHDVRWFLYNGGNDSADTALKVSQLAKAFGYPLHCIGVPKTIDNDLAVTDTCPGFGSAAKYTAVSVREAALDVAAMADTSTKVFIYEAMGRHAGWLAAAAGLAGQGPDDAPQIILLPERAFDQPAFLAKVRQVVERVGWCVVVASEGIQDAQGKFVADAGGATDSFGHAQLGGVASFLAAQVKQELGYKVHWTLPDYLQRSARHLASKTDWEQAQAVGKAAVQYALKGMNAVIPVIERVSDAPYRWKIVPAPLHKVANHEKKMPPSFLRKDGFGLTERARRYFAPLIKGEAPLAYGSDGLPKYVTLKNVAVAKKLPAWEG